In the genome of Pseudomonas protegens, one region contains:
- a CDS encoding DUF3156 family protein, translated as MSLSSWRQNLFDWWHRAPSGYCPGVTLGHLRRDLAGLDCNPCGVARAVFRCPQRGLEFAVHERALAQFLMHIVVCEWRLRIPAAGAGQARISLRHTGLIRRQGVAARLLAGEAGQWTPLLQRLGNDPRLLESLLPLDFKHLELWRDAQGWQVRLEHFAASEVVNRLPGFRRYIRLSAEQRQALLGSFTELYKLLREF; from the coding sequence ATGAGTCTTTCAAGCTGGCGACAAAACCTCTTTGACTGGTGGCACCGGGCACCCTCGGGCTATTGCCCCGGGGTGACCCTGGGGCACTTGCGCAGGGATCTGGCGGGGCTCGACTGCAACCCTTGCGGTGTTGCCCGGGCGGTCTTTCGCTGTCCGCAACGGGGGCTGGAGTTCGCGGTGCATGAGCGTGCGCTGGCGCAGTTCCTGATGCATATCGTGGTCTGTGAGTGGCGCTTGCGGATACCTGCCGCTGGGGCCGGGCAGGCGCGAATCAGCTTGCGCCATACCGGGTTGATCCGCCGTCAGGGTGTCGCCGCCCGTTTGCTGGCCGGGGAGGCTGGGCAATGGACGCCCTTGCTGCAACGCCTGGGCAATGACCCCAGGTTACTGGAGAGCTTGCTGCCGCTGGACTTCAAGCACCTGGAGCTGTGGCGGGATGCACAGGGGTGGCAAGTGCGCCTGGAGCATTTTGCCGCCAGCGAGGTGGTCAACCGTTTGCCCGGGTTCCGGCGCTATATTCGCCTGAGCGCCGAACAGCGGCAGGCGCTGTTGGGCAGCTTCACCGAGTTGTACAAGCTTCTGCGAGAATTCTGA
- a CDS encoding helix-turn-helix transcriptional regulator, which produces MSNLFREVGLHAGLGRTVTLIGNPRFWKQLVLLLHQATPFDNALAIFYPREGPPQALEEYDAEPSSKPASMLTYLNGLYLLDPFFQACREGYPSGLYRLEEVAPDHFRQSEYFLSYFHDNVLEDEVQFILQLPDTGTLSLSLGSQRVFDREQIGQLTTFAAWVLPLMQQHWQHSQLRPQLPVAEEMASQIRDALSHFGSAVLSDRELEIARLILRGFSSKAMAERLKISPDTIKVHRRHLYAKLDISSQPELFSLFIQSLGHDLDNP; this is translated from the coding sequence TTGAGTAATCTGTTCAGGGAAGTCGGCCTGCATGCCGGCCTGGGCCGCACCGTCACGCTGATCGGCAACCCGCGCTTCTGGAAACAGCTGGTGTTGCTGCTGCACCAGGCCACGCCGTTCGACAACGCCCTGGCGATCTTCTACCCGCGAGAAGGCCCGCCCCAGGCACTGGAGGAATATGACGCCGAACCCAGCAGCAAACCGGCCTCGATGCTCACCTACCTGAACGGCCTGTACCTGCTCGACCCGTTCTTCCAGGCCTGCCGCGAGGGCTACCCCAGCGGCCTGTATCGCCTGGAAGAAGTGGCCCCGGACCACTTTCGCCAGAGCGAGTACTTTCTCAGCTACTTCCACGACAACGTTCTGGAAGACGAGGTGCAGTTCATCCTGCAACTGCCCGATACCGGCACCCTGTCCCTGTCACTGGGCAGTCAGCGCGTGTTCGACCGCGAGCAAATCGGCCAGCTCACCACCTTTGCCGCCTGGGTGCTGCCGCTGATGCAGCAGCATTGGCAGCACAGCCAGCTGCGCCCTCAATTGCCGGTCGCCGAAGAAATGGCCAGCCAGATTCGCGACGCCCTGAGTCATTTCGGCAGCGCCGTGCTGTCGGATCGCGAGCTGGAGATCGCCCGCCTGATCCTGCGCGGTTTTTCCTCCAAGGCCATGGCCGAGCGCCTGAAGATCTCGCCGGACACCATCAAGGTCCACCGCCGCCACCTGTACGCCAAGCTGGACATCTCCAGCCAGCCGGAGCTGTTTTCGTTGTTCATCCAATCCCTGGGGCACGACCTGGATAATCCCTGA
- a CDS encoding APC family permease — translation MSLNDRLKRHLDQGVVGFPTALASAVGLIMASPVILTATTGFGIGGGAFAAAMLIALLMMLAQSTTFAEAACLLPTNGSVYDYLACGLGRFFAITGTLSAYLIVHVFAGTAETILSGIMALVNFESLNTLLEQSGSAWLVGVGLVLFFGLLNAVGITAFSRAEVILTFGMWTTLMVFGVLGVIKAPAVQLDGWFGASMVGTDLPTILSLVGMAMFMFVGCEFVTPLTPDVRKAARTIPRAMALGLVGVALCMFIYGAAMKRQVENIALSEDGSVHLLDTPMAIPHFAEQIMGPFGRIWLGIGLLFAGAATINTLMAGLPRILYGMALDGALPRVFTYLHPRFKTPLLCIAVAVLIPCLHAWWLGGSTDSIMHLVLAAVCAWSTAYLLVTLSVVMLRIRRPDLPRAYKSPWFPLPQILSSVGILLGMWFITPPGMNPRDIYVPFGSMLGLTALYALVWTLLVQKVNPFRPVPVEEVLEQALGLAAETDNRPREQLADESFKLATKPL, via the coding sequence ATGTCGCTCAACGACAGACTCAAGCGTCACCTGGATCAGGGGGTAGTCGGTTTTCCCACGGCGCTGGCCAGTGCCGTGGGACTGATCATGGCCAGCCCGGTGATCCTCACGGCCACCACCGGGTTCGGTATCGGCGGCGGCGCGTTCGCCGCAGCGATGCTGATCGCCTTGCTGATGATGCTGGCGCAGTCCACCACCTTCGCCGAAGCGGCCTGCCTGCTGCCCACCAACGGTTCGGTCTATGACTACCTGGCCTGTGGGCTGGGGCGTTTCTTCGCCATCACCGGCACCTTGTCCGCCTACCTGATCGTGCATGTGTTCGCCGGCACGGCGGAAACCATTCTCAGCGGCATCATGGCCCTGGTGAACTTCGAATCCCTCAACACCCTGCTGGAGCAGAGCGGCAGCGCTTGGCTGGTGGGCGTGGGGCTGGTGCTGTTCTTCGGCCTGCTCAACGCGGTGGGGATCACCGCCTTCAGCCGTGCCGAGGTGATCCTGACCTTCGGCATGTGGACCACCCTGATGGTCTTTGGCGTGCTCGGGGTGATCAAGGCGCCGGCGGTGCAGCTCGACGGCTGGTTCGGCGCCTCCATGGTGGGGACTGACTTGCCGACCATCCTGTCCCTGGTGGGCATGGCCATGTTCATGTTCGTCGGTTGCGAGTTCGTCACGCCGCTGACCCCGGATGTACGCAAGGCCGCCAGGACCATTCCCCGAGCCATGGCCCTGGGGCTGGTGGGGGTGGCGCTGTGCATGTTCATCTATGGCGCGGCCATGAAGCGCCAGGTGGAGAACATCGCCCTGAGCGAAGACGGCAGCGTGCATCTGCTGGACACGCCCATGGCCATTCCGCATTTCGCCGAACAGATCATGGGGCCGTTCGGCCGTATCTGGCTGGGCATTGGCCTGCTGTTTGCCGGCGCCGCCACCATCAACACCCTGATGGCCGGCCTGCCGCGAATCCTCTACGGCATGGCGCTGGACGGTGCCTTGCCCAGGGTCTTCACCTACCTGCATCCGCGTTTCAAGACCCCTTTGCTGTGCATCGCCGTGGCGGTGCTGATTCCCTGCCTGCATGCCTGGTGGCTGGGCGGCAGCACGGACAGCATCATGCACCTGGTGCTGGCGGCGGTCTGTGCCTGGAGCACCGCCTATCTGCTGGTGACCCTGTCGGTGGTGATGCTGCGCATTCGTCGGCCGGATCTGCCCCGGGCCTACAAGTCGCCCTGGTTCCCCCTGCCGCAGATCCTGTCTTCAGTGGGGATCCTCCTGGGCATGTGGTTCATCACGCCACCGGGGATGAACCCGCGGGACATCTATGTGCCCTTTGGCAGCATGCTGGGCCTGACCGCCCTCTATGCCCTGGTCTGGACCCTGCTGGTGCAGAAGGTCAATCCATTCCGGCCGGTGCCGGTGGAGGAGGTGCTGGAGCAGGCCCTGGGCCTTGCCGCGGAGACCGACAACCGTCCTCGGGAGCAACTGGCCGATGAGTCTTTCAAGCTGGCGACAAAACCTCTTTGA
- the feaR gene encoding transcriptional regulator FeaR, translating into MLASHSFSSWVGALQGVCGRFEARPARNPALFIGEVGLQDYAGLEVAQIRTNAGLISRQSTKVDQDDDRHCFLIIQRSGHARLSQGGESVELGPGDMALLDSAGACEIVPHGLIEHASFHLCREEVYRHLPEQQRKFGKLSQNCASGRLMRLLVEQICAGDLHGCAAQQEGQALQEALIALLGPTLRQTADTLDGFDQGLHGHCLRDQARQLINQSLNEPGLTPVSLAAQLNISVRQLYRLFEEQGDSVCRFIQRSRLKRSAADLSNPQLRNESITDIAFKWGFTDSAHFSRTFKKHFEQSPRDFRARSLSA; encoded by the coding sequence GTGCTTGCTTCGCATAGTTTCAGTTCCTGGGTAGGCGCCTTGCAGGGTGTCTGCGGTCGATTCGAGGCCCGCCCGGCGCGCAATCCCGCTCTGTTCATCGGTGAAGTGGGGCTGCAGGATTACGCCGGGCTGGAAGTGGCGCAGATCCGCACCAACGCCGGGCTGATTTCCCGGCAGAGCACCAAGGTCGACCAGGACGACGACCGCCATTGTTTCCTGATCATCCAGCGCAGTGGTCACGCCCGCCTGAGCCAGGGCGGTGAGAGTGTAGAGCTGGGCCCCGGCGACATGGCCCTGCTGGATTCGGCCGGCGCCTGCGAGATCGTGCCCCACGGCCTGATCGAACACGCGTCGTTCCACCTGTGCCGGGAAGAGGTCTACCGGCATCTGCCGGAGCAGCAACGCAAGTTCGGCAAGCTGTCACAGAACTGCGCCAGTGGTCGCTTGATGCGCTTGCTGGTGGAGCAGATCTGCGCCGGTGATCTGCACGGCTGTGCCGCGCAGCAGGAGGGGCAGGCCTTGCAGGAAGCCCTGATTGCCTTGCTCGGGCCGACCCTGCGCCAGACCGCCGACACCCTGGACGGCTTTGACCAAGGCCTGCATGGCCACTGTCTGCGCGATCAGGCCCGACAGCTGATCAATCAATCCCTCAACGAGCCGGGGCTGACCCCGGTATCCCTGGCGGCGCAGTTGAACATCTCGGTGCGCCAGCTGTACCGACTGTTTGAAGAGCAGGGCGACAGCGTGTGCCGATTTATCCAGCGCTCGCGACTCAAGCGCAGCGCCGCCGATCTGAGTAACCCGCAATTGCGCAATGAGTCGATCACCGACATTGCCTTCAAGTGGGGTTTCACGGATTCGGCGCATTTCAGCCGGACCTTCAAGAAGCATTTCGAACAATCGCCCCGTGACTTCCGCGCCCGCTCCCTGAGCGCGTAG